Proteins encoded in a region of the Streptomyces sp. PCS3-D2 genome:
- a CDS encoding bifunctional adenosylcobinamide kinase/adenosylcobinamide-phosphate guanylyltransferase, translating to MELTLLGTGTPEGLPRPGCPCAACAVSVGPRSRAATAVLVDGALLLDLTPGAVLAGARAGRSLTGVRQVLLTHPHDGPAVELPPGLPTAGRVPDGQELSVISGHRVRAVPMDAPGTGYEVTGPDGGRLLYLPPGGAPAGTAGRAGQRPYDVVLADVPGRPEALARLRASGAVGPATDVIAVHLDHDVPPGRELERRLAASGARAVPDGTTVLAGDYRAVPDLPRRTLVLGGARSGKSVEAERRLEGFPEVVYVATGGTRDGDAEWARRIGLHRERRPASWRTVETCELVGLLAEDGPPLLIDCLALWLTDAMDRAGAWDDEVWAEHGRRELGERTAALVAAVRATGRQVVLVSNEVGSGVVPATASGRRFRDELGRLNAAVAGECEHVLLVVAGQAAVLKE from the coding sequence GTGGAACTCACTCTGCTCGGCACCGGTACCCCCGAGGGGCTGCCCCGCCCCGGCTGCCCCTGCGCCGCGTGCGCCGTCTCCGTCGGCCCGCGCTCCCGCGCCGCCACGGCGGTCCTCGTCGACGGTGCGCTGCTGCTCGACCTGACCCCCGGTGCGGTGCTGGCCGGCGCGCGGGCCGGGCGTTCGCTGACCGGTGTCCGGCAGGTCCTGCTGACCCACCCGCACGACGGGCCCGCGGTGGAGCTGCCGCCGGGCCTGCCCACCGCCGGGCGGGTGCCGGACGGGCAGGAGCTCTCGGTGATCTCCGGGCACCGGGTGCGGGCGGTGCCGATGGACGCCCCGGGCACCGGGTACGAGGTGACCGGACCGGACGGCGGCCGACTGCTGTACCTGCCGCCCGGCGGGGCGCCGGCCGGGACCGCCGGACGGGCCGGGCAGCGTCCGTACGACGTGGTGCTCGCCGACGTGCCGGGCCGCCCCGAGGCGCTGGCCCGGCTGCGGGCGAGCGGTGCCGTCGGCCCGGCCACGGACGTGATCGCCGTCCACCTCGACCACGACGTGCCGCCGGGCCGGGAGCTGGAGCGCCGGCTCGCGGCCTCCGGGGCACGGGCGGTGCCGGACGGGACCACCGTGCTCGCCGGCGACTACCGGGCGGTGCCGGACCTGCCGCGCCGCACGCTGGTGCTGGGCGGGGCGCGCTCGGGCAAGTCCGTGGAGGCGGAGCGGCGCCTGGAGGGCTTCCCCGAGGTGGTGTACGTGGCCACCGGCGGCACCCGGGACGGGGACGCGGAGTGGGCGCGGCGGATCGGCCTGCACCGGGAGCGCCGGCCGGCGAGCTGGCGGACGGTGGAGACCTGCGAGCTGGTCGGGCTGCTCGCCGAGGACGGGCCGCCGCTGCTGATCGACTGCCTGGCGTTGTGGCTGACCGACGCCATGGACCGGGCCGGGGCCTGGGACGACGAGGTGTGGGCCGAGCACGGGCGCCGGGAGCTGGGCGAGCGGACCGCCGCTCTGGTGGCGGCGGTGCGCGCGACCGGCCGCCAGGTGGTCCTGGTGAGCAACGAGGTCGGCTCGGGCGTGGTTCCGGCGACCGCCTCGGGGCGGCGCTTCCGCGACGAGCTGGGCCGGCTGAACGCAGCGGTGGCGGGCGAGTGCGAGCACGTCCTGCTCGTCGTCGCGGGGCAGGCGGCCGTACTGAAGGAGTAG
- a CDS encoding class I SAM-dependent methyltransferase has translation MEGLGGLRNAVRQELVGRQVDEQIAQRFPVGQRLRVLDVGMGQGTQALRLARAGHMVTGLEQDPGMLAVAREALAVEPAGIRDRVRLMEGDGRETGAHFLPGSFDVVLCHGVLMYVPEPDAMLAGLARMLAPGGLLSLLVRNGDALAMRHGLDGDWKGALAAFDSTDYTNRLGLDVRADRLAGLTATLSGIGAPLQAWYGVRVFTDGTEAGGELPPDEELQRLLAAEDRAGRTDPYRGVAALLHLCGVRG, from the coding sequence CTGGAGGGCTTGGGCGGACTGCGCAACGCGGTCCGTCAGGAGCTCGTGGGCCGACAGGTCGACGAACAGATCGCGCAGCGCTTCCCCGTGGGGCAGCGGCTGCGCGTTCTCGATGTCGGCATGGGGCAGGGCACCCAGGCTTTGCGCCTCGCCCGCGCCGGGCACATGGTGACCGGCCTGGAACAGGACCCGGGGATGCTGGCCGTCGCCCGAGAGGCGCTGGCCGTGGAGCCCGCCGGGATCCGCGACCGGGTCAGGCTCATGGAGGGGGACGGGCGCGAGACCGGCGCCCACTTCCTGCCGGGCAGCTTCGACGTGGTGCTGTGCCACGGAGTGCTGATGTACGTGCCCGAGCCGGACGCCATGCTGGCCGGGCTGGCCCGGATGCTGGCCCCCGGCGGGCTGCTGTCCCTGCTGGTGCGCAACGGCGACGCACTCGCCATGCGGCACGGGCTGGACGGGGACTGGAAGGGCGCGCTGGCCGCCTTCGACAGCACCGACTACACCAACCGCCTCGGCCTGGACGTACGCGCCGACCGGCTGGCGGGCCTGACCGCGACGCTGTCGGGGATCGGGGCGCCGCTGCAGGCCTGGTACGGCGTACGCGTCTTCACCGACGGCACCGAGGCGGGCGGGGAGCTGCCGCCCGATGAGGAGCTGCAACGACTGCTGGCCGCCGAGGACCGCGCGGGCCGCACCGACCCCTACCGGGGTGTCGCCGCGCTGCTGCACCTCTGCGGCGTCCGGGGCTGA
- a CDS encoding DUF3043 domain-containing protein has protein sequence MGFVFGSRSSKEEKAAAADKVSADLSQPRDPQAPKGRPTPKRAVAQSQRKAVVASTGNRKEDAKRARERRRAEMAKQREALANGDERYLPTRDKGPVRRFVRDFVDSRFSVAEMFLPLAVVILVLSMVRQPMIQNIALLLWLGVIALIILDSIGLVFRLRKALKERFPDEPRRGAVAYGLMRTLQMRRLRLPKPQVKRGERP, from the coding sequence TTGGGTTTTGTGTTTGGTAGCCGCTCCTCCAAGGAAGAGAAGGCCGCCGCCGCCGACAAGGTGAGCGCCGACCTCTCGCAGCCCCGTGACCCGCAGGCCCCGAAGGGCCGCCCTACGCCGAAGCGCGCCGTGGCCCAGTCGCAGCGCAAGGCCGTGGTGGCCTCGACCGGCAACCGCAAGGAGGACGCGAAGCGGGCCCGTGAGCGCCGCCGCGCCGAGATGGCCAAGCAGCGCGAGGCGCTGGCCAACGGCGACGAGCGCTACCTCCCCACGCGCGACAAGGGCCCCGTACGCCGGTTCGTCCGCGACTTCGTGGACTCCCGCTTCTCGGTGGCCGAGATGTTCCTGCCGCTGGCCGTCGTCATCCTCGTGCTCAGCATGGTGCGCCAGCCCATGATCCAGAACATCGCGCTGCTGTTGTGGCTCGGTGTGATCGCACTGATCATCCTGGACTCCATCGGTCTGGTGTTCCGCCTGCGCAAGGCCCTCAAGGAGCGCTTCCCGGACGAGCCGCGGCGCGGCGCCGTCGCCTACGGCTTGATGCGCACTCTGCAGATGCGCCGGCTGCGCCTGCCGAAGCCGCAGGTCAAGCGCGGGGAACGACCCTGA